The Camelus dromedarius isolate mCamDro1 chromosome 8, mCamDro1.pat, whole genome shotgun sequence genome includes a window with the following:
- the PDCD4 gene encoding programmed cell death protein 4: MDVENEQMLSVNPSDPDNLSDSLFSGDEENAGTEEIKNEINGNWISASSINEARINAKAKRRLRKNSSRDSGRGDSVSDNGSEGLRSGVTVPNSPKGRLLDRRSRSGKGRGLPKKGGAGGKGVWGTPGQVYDVEEVDVKDPNYDDDQENCVYETVVLPLDEMAFEKTLTPIIQEYFEHGDTNEVAEMLRDLNLGEMKSGVPVLAVSLALEGKASHREMTSKLLSDLCGTVMSANDVEKSFDKLLKDLPELALDTPRAPQLVGQFIARAVGDGILCNTYIDSYKGTVDCVQARAALDKATVLLSMSKGGKRKDSVWGSGGGQQSVNHLVKEIDMLLKEYLLSGDISEAEHCLKELEVPHFHHELVYEAIVMVLESTGESTFKMILDLLKSLWKSSTITLDQMKRGYERIYNEIPDINLDVPHSYSVLERFVEECFQAGIISKQLRDLCPSRGRKRFVSEGDGGRLKPESY, from the exons ATGGATGTAGAAAACGAGCAGATGCTGAGCGTAAACCCTTCAG aTCCTGATAATTTAAGTGACTCTCTCTTTTCTGGAGATGAAGAAAATGCTGGgactgaggaaataaaaaatgagataaatggaAATTGGATTTCAGCATCCTCCATTAATGAAGCTAGAATTAATGCCAAGGCAAAAAGGCGACTACGAAAAAATTCATCCCGGGACTCCGGCAGAGGCGATTCGGTCAGTGATAATGGAAGTGAAGGCCTTAGGAGTGGAGTCACTGTACCGAACAGTCCAAAGGGAAGGTTGCTAGATAGGCGATCCAGATCTGGGAAAGGAAGGGGACTACCAAAGAAAG GCGGTGCTGGAGGCAAAGGTGTCTGGGGTACACCTGGGCAGGTGTATGATGTGGAGGAGGTGGATGTGAAAGATCCTAACTATGATGATGACCAG gagAACTGTGTTTATGAAACTGTAGTTTTGCCTTTGGATGAAATGGCATTTGAGAAGACTTTAACACCAATCATACAGGAATATTTTGAGCATGGAGATACTAATGAAGTTGCG gaAATGCTAAGAGATTTAAACCTTGGTGAAATGAAAAGTGGAGTACCAGTATTGGCAGTGTCTTTGGCATTGGAGGGAAAAGCTAGTCATAGAGAAATGACATCTAAGCTTCTTTCTGACCTGTGTGGGACAGTAATGAGCGCAAATGAtgtagaaaaatcatttgataaattGTTGAAAGATCTACCCGAATTGGCATTGGATACTCCTAGAGCGCCACAG TTGGTGGGCCAGTTTATTGCTAGAGCTGTTGGAGATGGAATTTTATGTAATACCTATATTGATAGTTACAAAGGAACTGTAGATTGTGTACAGGCTAG AGCTGCTCTGGACAAGGCTACTGTGCTCCTGAGTATGTCTAAAGGTGGAAAGCGCAAAGACAGTGTGTGGGGCTCTGGAGGTGGGCAGCAGTCTGTTAATCACCTTGTTAAAGAG ATTGATATGCTGCTGAAAGAGTATTTACTCTCTGGAGACATATCTGAAGCTGAACATTGCCTTAAGGAACTGGAAGTACCTCATTTTCACCACGAGCTTGTATATGAA GCCATTGTAATGGTTTTAGAGTCAACTGGAGAAAGTACATTTAAGATGATTTTGGATTTATTAAAATCCCTTTGGAAATCTTCTACCATTACTCTAGACCAAATGAAAAGA GGTTATGAGAGAATTTACAATGAAATTCCAGACATTAATCTGGATGTTCCACATTCATACTCTGTGCTTGAGCGATTTGTAGAAGAATGTTTTCAGGCTGGAATAATTTCCAAACAACTCAGAGATCTTTGTCCTTCAAG GGGTAGAAAACGTTTTGTAAGTGAAGGAGATGGAGGTCGTCTTAAACCAGAGAGCTACTGA